A part of Bacillus thuringiensis genomic DNA contains:
- a CDS encoding chromate transporter, with the protein MKNNKYTFHTLLEIFLVSFKLGLTSFGGPVAHLSYFHHEYIQKRKWMDERSYGDLVALCQFLPGPASSQVGMGIGLLRGGLLGAIVSWIGFTLPSVLVLVFFASFLNQFDLGSAGWIHGLKLVAVAIVAHAIWGMAQKLTPDRNRATIAIVTAAIALLWPNSWTQVILIIISGFIGWFLYRNQPINQSQHIKVPISKKIAVSCLILFFGLLLLLPILRPFSYYIALFDSFYRSGALVFGGGHVVLPLLEGEFVQNSMMTKEQFLAGYGLTQAVPGPLFTFASYIGAVLNGTLGAILATIAIFLPAFLLVIGVLPFWNSVRKISYIQGALLGVNAAVVGILLAAFYDPIWTSTIMSAVDFVFASLLFCLLAFWKTPPWVIVIIGAFGGYILSIL; encoded by the coding sequence CATCTCAGCTATTTCCACCATGAATACATACAAAAAAGAAAATGGATGGATGAACGAAGCTATGGAGATTTAGTAGCACTATGCCAATTCCTTCCTGGCCCTGCTAGCAGTCAAGTCGGTATGGGGATTGGATTGCTAAGAGGTGGTTTATTAGGAGCTATTGTTTCATGGATTGGATTCACGCTACCGTCTGTGCTTGTTTTGGTTTTCTTCGCCTCGTTCCTTAATCAGTTCGACCTTGGAAGTGCTGGCTGGATTCATGGACTAAAACTTGTAGCAGTCGCTATTGTCGCTCATGCCATATGGGGAATGGCACAAAAATTAACGCCAGACCGAAATCGTGCGACCATCGCGATTGTAACTGCCGCAATCGCTTTACTATGGCCAAACAGCTGGACACAAGTCATTCTCATTATAATATCTGGCTTTATCGGCTGGTTTTTATATCGTAATCAACCAATTAACCAATCTCAACATATAAAAGTACCTATTTCAAAAAAGATAGCAGTTTCTTGTCTCATCTTATTCTTCGGGCTATTACTGCTGCTACCAATATTAAGACCCTTCTCTTATTACATCGCTTTATTTGATAGTTTTTATCGCTCTGGCGCACTTGTATTTGGAGGCGGGCACGTCGTACTCCCCCTTCTTGAAGGTGAGTTCGTACAAAACAGCATGATGACAAAAGAACAGTTCCTAGCTGGATATGGATTAACACAAGCCGTACCAGGACCACTATTTACATTTGCCTCTTATATAGGAGCAGTGTTAAACGGGACGCTTGGGGCCATACTTGCAACAATTGCAATCTTCCTCCCTGCCTTCCTGCTCGTTATTGGTGTTTTACCGTTTTGGAACAGTGTGAGAAAAATATCTTACATACAAGGCGCACTACTTGGAGTCAATGCAGCCGTTGTCGGTATTTTACTAGCAGCTTTTTATGATCCTATTTGGACAAGCACAATTATGAGCGCTGTAGACTTTGTTTTTGCTTCTCTTCTATTTTGTTTGCTCGCTTTTTGGAAAACACCACCTTGGGTTATCGTTATAATCGGAGCCTTTGGCGGATATATTCTATCCATTTTGTAA
- the celF gene encoding 6-phospho-beta-glucosidase, which produces MTGIKIATIGGGSSYTPELIEGFIKRYDELPVREIWLVDIEAGKEKLEIVGNLAKRMVKKSGLPIEVHLTLDRREALKDADFVTTQLRVGLLEARAKDEAIPLKYDVIGQETNGPGGLFKALRTIPVILDICKDMEELCPNAWLINFANPAGMVTEAVLRYTNIQRVVGLCNVPIGIRMGLARLLEVDASRVHVDFAGLNHMVYGLDVYLDGVSVMDRVLELVTDPEKQITMENIAALNWEPDFIRGLRAIPCPYHRYYYKTREMLEEEKEASVEKGTRAEVVKQLEDDLFELYKDPNLDIKPPQLEKRGGAYYSDAACSLITSIYNNKGDIQPVNTRNNGTIASLPHDSAVEVNCIITKEGPKPIAVGDLPVPVRGLVQQIKSFERTTIEAAVTGDYHKALLAMTINPLVPSDKVAKQILDEMLEAHKEYLPQFFKKVEK; this is translated from the coding sequence ATGACTGGAATTAAAATTGCTACAATCGGCGGTGGATCTAGTTATACACCAGAGTTAATTGAAGGATTTATTAAGCGTTATGATGAGCTTCCTGTTCGTGAAATTTGGTTAGTAGATATTGAGGCAGGAAAAGAAAAGTTAGAAATCGTTGGTAACTTAGCGAAACGTATGGTGAAAAAATCTGGTTTACCAATCGAGGTACATTTAACACTTGATCGCCGCGAGGCATTAAAGGATGCTGACTTCGTAACAACGCAGCTTCGCGTAGGTTTATTAGAAGCTCGTGCAAAAGATGAAGCAATCCCATTAAAATATGATGTAATCGGTCAGGAAACAAATGGTCCTGGTGGTTTATTCAAAGCGTTGAGAACGATTCCTGTTATTTTAGATATTTGTAAAGATATGGAGGAGCTCTGTCCAAATGCATGGTTAATTAACTTTGCAAATCCAGCTGGTATGGTAACAGAGGCAGTTCTTCGTTATACAAATATTCAAAGAGTAGTTGGTCTATGTAACGTTCCAATCGGAATCCGCATGGGTCTTGCGAGATTACTTGAAGTAGATGCAAGTCGTGTCCACGTTGATTTCGCAGGTTTAAATCATATGGTATACGGACTAGACGTATATTTAGATGGCGTAAGTGTAATGGACCGTGTGTTAGAGCTTGTGACAGATCCAGAAAAGCAAATTACGATGGAAAATATCGCAGCGCTTAACTGGGAACCAGACTTTATTCGCGGACTTCGTGCAATTCCATGTCCATACCATCGTTACTACTACAAAACACGTGAAATGTTAGAAGAAGAAAAAGAAGCTTCGGTTGAAAAAGGTACACGTGCAGAAGTAGTAAAACAATTAGAAGATGATTTATTCGAGTTATATAAAGACCCGAACTTAGATATTAAACCACCACAATTAGAAAAACGTGGCGGCGCTTATTATAGTGACGCAGCGTGTAGCTTAATTACGTCTATTTACAACAATAAAGGTGATATCCAGCCTGTTAATACACGAAACAACGGAACAATTGCAAGCTTACCACATGATTCGGCTGTTGAAGTGAACTGTATTATTACGAAAGAAGGTCCAAAACCAATTGCAGTTGGAGATCTTCCCGTACCAGTTCGCGGTTTAGTACAGCAAATTAAATCATTTGAGCGCACAACAATTGAAGCTGCTGTTACAGGGGATTATCATAAGGCGCTGCTTGCTATGACAATCAATCCACTTGTACCATCAGATAAAGTTGCAAAACAAATTTTAGATGAAATGTTGGAAGCACATAAAGAGTATCTTCCGCAGTTCTTTAAAAAGGTAGAGAAGTAA
- the chbG gene encoding chitin disaccharide deacetylase has product MIKLIVNADDFGLTEGTNYGIIDGHINGLVNSTTMMMNMPGTEHAVRLAKEYNLLGVGVHLVLTAGEPLLGDVPSLVGSDGSFHKQSVVWKGNVNPEEVEREWTAQIEKFLSYGLTPTHLDSHHHVHGLPILHDVLERLAATYNVPIRRCEKERAVRPFSDVFYSDFYADGVTEDYFAKLQERVQDEQTVEIMVHPAYIDPELVKRSSYVMDRVKELRILTESELPEGIELVKFS; this is encoded by the coding sequence ATGATTAAGTTAATTGTAAATGCAGATGATTTCGGTCTTACGGAAGGTACAAATTACGGCATTATTGATGGGCATATAAATGGACTTGTAAATTCAACGACGATGATGATGAATATGCCAGGAACAGAGCATGCGGTACGCTTAGCGAAAGAGTATAACCTACTCGGAGTAGGCGTACATCTCGTATTAACAGCAGGGGAACCACTTCTTGGAGACGTACCATCACTTGTAGGTAGCGACGGATCGTTTCATAAACAAAGCGTCGTATGGAAAGGGAATGTAAATCCAGAAGAAGTTGAGAGAGAGTGGACTGCTCAAATTGAGAAATTCCTATCTTACGGATTAACACCAACTCATTTAGATAGTCACCATCACGTGCACGGCTTACCGATTTTGCACGATGTTCTGGAGAGATTAGCGGCTACATATAATGTTCCGATTCGTCGTTGTGAGAAAGAGCGAGCAGTGCGTCCGTTTTCTGACGTATTTTACAGTGACTTTTATGCGGATGGTGTGACGGAAGATTACTTTGCGAAGTTACAAGAAAGAGTACAAGATGAACAAACGGTAGAAATTATGGTTCATCCAGCTTATATTGATCCAGAGCTTGTGAAGCGTTCTTCTTACGTAATGGATCGTGTGAAAGAATTGCGTATTTTAACAGAAAGCGAGTTGCCTGAAGGAATAGAGCTTGTGAAGTTTTCATAG
- a CDS encoding PTS lactose/cellobiose transporter subunit IIA, producing MMTTAEQIPFQLILNSGNARSFAMEALQFAKQGKMAEADEAMVKAKEAINEAHHFQTELIQSEARGEKTEISVLLIHAQDHLMNAITVKELAAEFIDLYKKLEAKGE from the coding sequence ATGATGACTACAGCAGAACAAATTCCATTCCAATTAATTTTAAATAGTGGTAATGCACGAAGCTTTGCAATGGAGGCACTTCAATTTGCCAAACAGGGGAAAATGGCAGAAGCTGATGAAGCGATGGTAAAGGCGAAAGAAGCGATTAATGAAGCGCATCATTTCCAAACAGAGCTCATACAATCAGAAGCAAGAGGAGAAAAAACAGAGATTAGCGTTCTTTTAATTCATGCACAAGATCATTTAATGAATGCGATTACAGTAAAAGAATTAGCAGCAGAATTTATTGACCTTTATAAAAAGTTAGAAGCGAAAGGGGAATAA